From one Henriciella marina DSM 19595 genomic stretch:
- a CDS encoding acyltransferase codes for MRGALYPEDHAFADGPVFGRVGSLRAAKQALANFAGDTPKDYAQKLFDIWSRFSDGARVGEGVLLGMGARLINGDKPENVVIEGPSAIRGCVRNETGGKIRIGQFVYIGDHVIVSAHEEISVGEATLLAHGVQIFDNDSHPTNAYQREIQFRRMLGDKRVFVPLEIGKAPVRIGKRCWIGLNSLVLKGVTIGDNTIVAANSVVTASLPANTLAAGNPARVVRELRPEEIEAASPARS; via the coding sequence GTGCGAGGCGCGTTGTACCCCGAGGATCATGCTTTTGCCGACGGGCCTGTTTTCGGCAGGGTCGGCTCTCTCCGCGCGGCGAAACAGGCGCTGGCGAATTTCGCTGGCGACACTCCAAAGGACTACGCTCAGAAGCTCTTCGATATCTGGTCGCGCTTTTCTGATGGCGCCCGCGTCGGCGAGGGGGTCCTGCTTGGCATGGGTGCCCGGCTGATCAATGGCGACAAGCCGGAAAACGTTGTGATCGAGGGCCCGTCAGCCATCCGCGGCTGCGTGCGAAACGAAACCGGCGGCAAGATACGAATCGGTCAGTTCGTTTATATTGGTGATCACGTAATTGTATCTGCCCATGAGGAAATCAGTGTCGGCGAAGCCACATTGCTGGCCCACGGAGTGCAGATTTTCGACAATGATTCGCACCCGACCAATGCCTATCAGCGCGAAATCCAGTTCCGGCGCATGCTTGGCGACAAGCGCGTTTTCGTGCCACTGGAAATCGGCAAGGCCCCTGTGCGCATTGGAAAGCGCTGCTGGATTGGCCTCAATAGTCTCGTCCTGAAAGGCGTGACGATCGGCGACAACACAATTGTCGCGGCCAACTCGGTCGTGACAGCAAGCCTGCCAGCCAATACACTGGCAGCTGGAAATCCCGCACGCGTTGTGCGCGAACTCAGACCTGAAGAGATTGAAGCGGCCAGCCCGGCCCGCAGTTAA
- a CDS encoding class I SAM-dependent methyltransferase — protein sequence MSTKAERFGPLPDTAVLPTPVYTTQVPRSEFACSPPLAEGKTEWYPPVMVGANSIGDVIERDCRRYLEQATALLGRLDPDEYILFLKDYYKLGLERYGDDWGYVDIVTAVLGLAEHLKPSSYLEIGVRRGRSVCALASVRPDAHVAMFDMWVENYAGMDNPGQTHVNNELDKIGHKGKREFVNGNSHQTLKQYFADNPDTYFDLITVDGDHSNMGAAEDIADVLPRLSIGGAVLFDDTCNPNVAGLGAVWRRMLEENPRFSAYTYTDVGYGVGFAIRKF from the coding sequence ATGAGTACCAAGGCTGAAAGATTTGGCCCGCTGCCGGATACGGCCGTTCTGCCGACACCGGTTTACACGACCCAGGTGCCGCGCTCGGAATTTGCCTGTTCCCCGCCGCTCGCAGAAGGCAAGACCGAATGGTATCCGCCGGTCATGGTTGGCGCGAATTCTATCGGTGATGTCATCGAACGCGACTGCCGCCGCTACCTCGAACAGGCCACCGCGCTTCTCGGTCGTCTCGACCCTGACGAGTACATCCTGTTCCTCAAGGATTACTACAAGCTTGGTCTGGAGCGCTATGGCGACGACTGGGGCTATGTCGACATCGTCACCGCCGTCCTTGGTCTTGCCGAGCACCTGAAACCATCGAGCTACCTCGAAATCGGCGTTCGCCGCGGCCGCAGCGTCTGCGCGCTCGCCAGCGTCCGTCCTGATGCGCATGTCGCCATGTTTGACATGTGGGTCGAGAACTATGCCGGCATGGACAATCCGGGCCAGACCCATGTGAACAATGAGCTTGACAAGATCGGTCACAAGGGCAAACGCGAATTCGTCAACGGCAACTCGCACCAGACCCTGAAGCAGTATTTTGCTGACAATCCGGACACGTATTTCGACCTCATCACGGTCGATGGCGACCACTCGAATATGGGTGCGGCCGAAGACATCGCAGACGTCCTGCCGCGCCTTTCGATCGGCGGGGCTGTCCTGTTCGACGATACCTGCAACCCGAACGTCGCCGGTCTCGGCGCTGTCTGGCGCCGCATGCTTGAAGAGAATCCACGTTTCTCGGCCTACACCTATACCGATGTCGGCTACGGCGTGGGCTTTGCGATCCGCAAGTTCTAG
- a CDS encoding capsular polysaccharide export protein, LipB/KpsS family, translating into MAELKPPPRFPGAAKPFRPEKGFPSWPDLIAASKGRWEADVKSASGPRVLIGSNTGMHGAVTNLDGVLAAGLTKAGAQVGRVFCDGSMPACLMATYSEAMPPDMIAEFGLVNRLCKACFNRGTNNHRPMGLPEFRYSDYLKREDFRDAQNLAASVDLASLSEWTLDGIAVGEHAQAGALRYYATGDLAGQPRADEVQRRYLEGAILTKRVYERIIAEWKPDVVVLHHGIYSPQGIAADVCRKAGVRVVTWVVAYRKNCFIFSHDDTYHHTMMSEPVETWQELELSERARDEVRAYLESRASGGKDWIYFHEEPDSDFKSFAEKKGIDLSKPIVSMLTNVMWDAQLHYPANAFPGMKDWIIDSIRYFIDRPDLEVVIRVHPAEVRGAIPSRQRVVDEVKKAFPDLPRHIHIIEPDEDASTYALAHASNVVIIYGTKMGTELTPLGKPVIVAGEAWIRNKGVTQDASDKPHYFELLDQLPAAPGQWAPDRERALRYAYHFFFRRMIPLPFLQPNGTGAMFDIGLPSVDDLAPGNWPGLDTITDGILTGVPFVFEAEHAPTTGSPLER; encoded by the coding sequence ATGGCCGAGCTGAAACCACCACCGCGCTTTCCGGGTGCGGCCAAACCCTTTCGGCCTGAGAAAGGGTTTCCGTCATGGCCGGACCTGATCGCGGCCTCGAAAGGCCGCTGGGAAGCTGACGTCAAATCAGCCAGCGGCCCGCGCGTCCTGATCGGATCGAATACCGGCATGCACGGCGCGGTCACCAATCTGGACGGCGTCCTTGCCGCTGGCCTCACAAAGGCCGGTGCGCAGGTGGGCCGTGTCTTCTGCGATGGCTCCATGCCTGCCTGCCTTATGGCGACCTATAGTGAAGCCATGCCGCCGGACATGATCGCCGAGTTTGGTCTGGTAAACCGGCTCTGCAAGGCCTGTTTCAATCGCGGCACCAATAACCATCGCCCGATGGGGCTGCCTGAGTTTCGCTATTCCGACTATCTGAAAAGGGAAGACTTCCGCGACGCACAGAATCTTGCCGCTTCGGTTGATCTTGCCTCGCTTTCTGAATGGACCCTTGATGGCATCGCGGTCGGTGAACATGCGCAGGCCGGTGCGCTTCGCTATTATGCGACAGGCGACCTTGCAGGACAGCCGCGGGCCGACGAGGTCCAGCGGCGCTATCTGGAAGGCGCGATCCTGACCAAGCGGGTCTATGAGCGGATCATTGCCGAGTGGAAACCCGATGTCGTCGTGCTTCATCATGGCATTTACAGCCCGCAGGGCATCGCCGCAGACGTCTGCCGCAAGGCGGGCGTGCGCGTCGTGACCTGGGTCGTGGCCTACCGCAAGAACTGCTTCATCTTCAGCCATGACGACACCTATCATCACACGATGATGAGTGAGCCTGTCGAAACCTGGCAGGAGCTGGAACTTTCCGAACGCGCGCGCGATGAAGTCCGCGCCTATCTCGAAAGCCGGGCCAGCGGCGGCAAGGACTGGATCTACTTTCACGAAGAGCCGGACTCTGACTTCAAATCCTTTGCCGAGAAGAAGGGTATAGACCTTTCAAAGCCGATCGTCTCGATGCTGACCAATGTGATGTGGGACGCCCAGCTGCATTATCCGGCCAATGCCTTTCCCGGCATGAAGGACTGGATCATCGATTCGATCCGTTACTTCATCGACCGGCCTGACCTTGAAGTCGTTATCCGCGTCCACCCTGCCGAAGTGCGCGGTGCCATCCCGTCCCGCCAGCGTGTCGTGGACGAAGTGAAGAAGGCCTTTCCGGACCTGCCGCGCCATATCCACATCATCGAACCCGATGAGGATGCGAGCACCTATGCGCTGGCCCACGCGTCCAATGTGGTCATTATCTACGGCACCAAGATGGGCACCGAGCTGACCCCGCTCGGCAAGCCGGTGATCGTGGCCGGTGAAGCCTGGATCCGCAACAAGGGCGTGACGCAGGACGCCAGCGACAAGCCGCACTATTTCGAGCTGCTCGATCAGCTACCGGCAGCGCCCGGCCAATGGGCCCCGGACCGGGAGCGGGCCTTGCGCTATGCCTACCATTTCTTCTTCCGCCGGATGATCCCGCTGCCTTTCCTGCAGCCCAACGGCACTGGCGCAATGTTCGATATCGGTCTACCTAGCGTTGATGACCTCGCCCCGGGAAACTGGCCAGGTCTCGACACAATCACTGACGGAATCCTTACAGGCGTGCCCTTCGTCTTCGAGGCGGAACACGCGCCGACTACAGGCAGCCCTCTGGAGCGCTGA
- a CDS encoding aldehyde dehydrogenase family protein — translation MLDSFDPQNVKSLINGEAVASQTTSDILSPHTGQPIAKLHHGGADEVEKAIAAAKAAQKAWADTPAVQRGQILHAACNLIEARAEELSKIVAEEAGKPLSAALGETTGSVMCGRFYAGEGQRLFGRTMPSGAPNKSCMTVRQPCGVAALIAAANTPAPNFAWKVFPALICGNAVVLKPAEDTPLSADWMARALIEAGVPAGVMNVVQGLGQEVGPPLTAHKDVDVISFTGSTRVGREIAGKAGADLKKVSLELGGKNAFIVCDDADIEKAVHWASLSAFSNAGQRCASGSRFIVMDAVYDKFVDAFVAKANSLKAGVGDDCELGPVINERQLNNMLSAIERAKSEGAKVLCGGERIGGDLAGGFYLQATLIEGSPADSHLSTTELFGPVGAIYKVSSFEEAVALANDSPYGLTGTIHTTSWDRAWTFTKELSTGVAVVNAGTFGSEPHMPFGGLRASGNGTREPGTEALDVYTELKDIYLITEPGRL, via the coding sequence TTGCTGGACTCATTCGATCCGCAGAACGTGAAATCCCTGATCAATGGAGAGGCCGTTGCCAGTCAGACCACGTCTGACATCCTCAGCCCCCACACCGGACAGCCCATCGCCAAGCTGCACCATGGCGGCGCAGACGAGGTCGAGAAGGCCATCGCCGCCGCAAAGGCCGCGCAGAAGGCCTGGGCCGATACGCCTGCGGTCCAGCGCGGACAGATCCTGCACGCCGCCTGCAATTTGATCGAAGCGCGCGCCGAAGAGCTTTCGAAGATCGTCGCTGAAGAAGCCGGTAAGCCGCTGTCTGCCGCCTTGGGCGAGACAACCGGATCTGTCATGTGTGGGCGCTTCTATGCCGGTGAAGGCCAGCGCCTCTTCGGCCGCACCATGCCGTCCGGCGCGCCGAACAAGTCCTGCATGACGGTCCGCCAGCCTTGCGGTGTCGCGGCCCTGATCGCCGCCGCAAATACGCCGGCCCCGAACTTTGCCTGGAAAGTTTTCCCGGCGCTTATCTGCGGCAATGCCGTCGTGCTAAAGCCTGCAGAAGACACCCCGCTTTCAGCTGACTGGATGGCCCGCGCCCTGATTGAGGCAGGCGTGCCTGCAGGCGTGATGAACGTCGTCCAGGGTCTCGGCCAGGAAGTCGGCCCGCCGCTGACTGCTCACAAGGATGTCGACGTCATCTCATTCACCGGCTCGACCCGTGTCGGCCGAGAAATCGCTGGCAAGGCAGGCGCAGACCTCAAAAAGGTCTCGCTGGAGCTTGGCGGCAAGAACGCCTTCATCGTCTGCGACGATGCCGACATTGAAAAGGCTGTTCACTGGGCTTCTCTCTCTGCCTTCTCCAATGCGGGCCAGCGCTGCGCGTCGGGCAGCCGCTTCATCGTTATGGACGCCGTCTATGACAAGTTCGTCGACGCGTTCGTGGCCAAGGCAAACTCCCTCAAGGCCGGTGTCGGCGACGATTGTGAGCTTGGCCCTGTCATTAATGAGCGCCAGCTGAATAACATGCTGAGCGCCATCGAGCGCGCCAAGAGCGAAGGCGCCAAGGTGCTTTGCGGCGGCGAGCGTATCGGCGGCGACCTCGCGGGCGGCTTCTATCTGCAGGCCACACTGATCGAAGGCTCCCCGGCAGACTCCCACCTTTCGACAACAGAGCTCTTCGGCCCGGTCGGCGCGATCTACAAGGTCAGCAGCTTCGAAGAGGCTGTCGCGCTTGCCAATGACAGCCCATACGGCCTTACCGGCACGATCCACACGACAAGCTGGGACCGCGCCTGGACCTTCACCAAAGAACTCAGCACCGGCGTCGCTGTCGTCAATGCGGGTACGTTCGGTTCAGAACCGCACATGCCGTTCGGCGGCCTTCGCGCCTCGGGCAATGGTACGCGTGAGCCCGGCACTGAAGCGCTGGACGTCTATACAGAGCTGAAAGACATCTACCTCATCACCGAGCCGGGACGGCTCTAG
- a CDS encoding acylneuraminate cytidylyltransferase family protein: MAEASSPSCIALIPARSGSKRVPHKNIAPLMGHPLIAYTIAAAKQSGIFGRVIVSTDSHDYAKVARHYGAETPFMRPPEYSGDKSPDIDWIQHALRWFADKGEAYDAFALLRPTSPCRLPSTIQRAWDQFTRQTGVDSLRAVEPCAQHPGKMWVVRGERMHPLMPMQPEEITPYHSTQYPGLPRVYAQNASLEIAWSRVALEAGTIAGEVLTPFLTSGSEGLDVNSPRDWRLLEMMVEDGEAELPKIEQSAWQGA, translated from the coding sequence ATGGCAGAGGCGTCTTCCCCAAGCTGTATCGCGCTCATCCCGGCCCGCTCGGGCTCCAAACGCGTGCCGCACAAGAATATCGCGCCGCTCATGGGCCATCCGCTGATCGCCTATACGATCGCGGCGGCCAAGCAGTCCGGTATTTTCGGGCGCGTCATCGTCTCAACAGACTCGCATGACTATGCCAAGGTCGCCCGCCATTATGGCGCCGAGACGCCTTTCATGCGCCCGCCGGAATATTCAGGCGACAAGTCCCCGGACATTGACTGGATCCAGCATGCGCTGCGCTGGTTTGCCGACAAGGGCGAGGCCTATGACGCCTTCGCCCTGCTGCGCCCGACCAGCCCGTGCCGTCTGCCGTCCACGATCCAGCGCGCCTGGGACCAGTTCACCCGCCAGACCGGCGTCGACAGCCTGCGCGCGGTCGAGCCTTGCGCGCAGCACCCCGGCAAGATGTGGGTCGTGCGCGGTGAGCGGATGCACCCGCTGATGCCGATGCAGCCTGAAGAGATCACGCCCTATCACTCGACCCAGTATCCCGGCCTGCCGCGCGTCTATGCCCAGAATGCCAGCCTTGAAATCGCCTGGTCGCGCGTCGCCCTGGAAGCCGGCACGATCGCTGGCGAAGTGCTGACCCCCTTCCTGACGAGCGGCTCCGAAGGTCTCGACGTCAACTCGCCGCGCGACTGGCGCCTGCTTGAAATGATGGTCGAGGATGGCGAAGCCGAGCTGCCGAAAATCGAACAATCCGCCTGGCAAGGCGCCTGA
- a CDS encoding transketolase C-terminal domain-containing protein: MGDLITEAVSGTLYYLDKPAFDRVQACNASAEQRTSIFADMARLNTLYMIANAGSGHIGSSFSSMDVVAWLYLNEMKGEDLYFSSKGHDAPGLYAVLTALDVLPFDKIHKLRKIDGLPGHPDVGVAGMVTNTGSLGMGISKAKGMAFANRMLGKPARIYVMTGDGELQEGQIWESLISAANHGVAEVTVIVDHNKIQSDYSVERTSSLGDLEAKFNSFGWHTQSIDGHDLDAMRTALNAAREDEKRPSVIIANTVKGKGVSFMEGVSVDSDVERFQFHSGAPQAEDYTRGAQELISRILEGHKAAGLPEPEFETIERPAAPQGGNPVKLFPSYTAALLDQAKRNDKLVALDADLVLDMGLEPFRDAHPDRFIECGIAEMDMVSQAGGMALKGLLPVVHSFSCFLSTRPNEQIYNNATEHTKIVYVGGLSGALPGGPGHSHQSVREISALGSIPKMAMVEPAHPDEVAPLLDWCLNSHDGPSFLRLVSIPYETAYDADGSWTPVAGQGRVARKGDGSAVLIASGLVGTAQALKAAELLSGNGVDATVISLPFLNMVDGAWLAKTIGEAKLVATIDNHYRRYGQGDAVASALAEAGALSNRKFIRLGLDLTPPSGTNDQVLKAVGLDEETIAMAVKAAL, from the coding sequence ATGGGTGACCTGATTACCGAAGCCGTCTCCGGCACACTCTACTATCTCGACAAGCCTGCCTTTGACCGCGTGCAGGCGTGCAACGCCTCGGCTGAGCAGCGCACCAGCATCTTCGCCGACATGGCGCGTCTCAACACGCTCTACATGATCGCCAATGCAGGCTCCGGCCATATCGGATCGAGCTTTTCCAGCATGGATGTCGTCGCCTGGCTCTATCTCAATGAGATGAAGGGCGAAGACCTCTATTTCTCCTCCAAGGGCCATGACGCGCCCGGCCTTTATGCCGTGCTGACCGCGCTCGACGTCCTGCCCTTCGACAAGATCCACAAGCTGCGCAAGATTGATGGCCTGCCAGGCCACCCGGATGTCGGTGTGGCTGGCATGGTCACCAATACCGGCTCGCTTGGCATGGGCATCTCCAAGGCCAAGGGCATGGCCTTCGCCAACCGCATGCTGGGCAAGCCGGCCCGCATCTATGTGATGACGGGCGACGGCGAGCTGCAGGAAGGCCAGATCTGGGAATCTCTGATCTCAGCCGCCAATCACGGCGTCGCCGAAGTCACCGTGATCGTCGATCACAACAAGATCCAGTCAGACTATTCGGTCGAGCGCACGTCCAGCCTTGGCGACCTTGAAGCCAAGTTCAATTCCTTCGGCTGGCACACGCAGAGCATTGACGGCCATGACCTCGACGCGATGCGCACCGCCCTCAATGCGGCCCGCGAGGACGAGAAGCGCCCAAGCGTGATCATCGCCAACACGGTCAAGGGCAAGGGCGTCAGCTTCATGGAAGGCGTCTCCGTCGACAGCGATGTCGAGCGCTTCCAGTTCCATTCCGGCGCCCCGCAGGCCGAGGACTATACGCGCGGCGCGCAGGAGCTCATCTCCCGCATTCTCGAGGGCCACAAGGCTGCTGGCCTGCCAGAGCCGGAATTCGAGACCATCGAACGCCCGGCGGCCCCGCAGGGCGGCAACCCGGTCAAGCTCTTCCCGTCCTATACGGCCGCCCTGCTCGATCAGGCAAAGCGCAATGACAAGCTGGTCGCGCTCGACGCCGACCTTGTCCTCGACATGGGGCTGGAGCCGTTCCGCGATGCGCATCCGGACCGCTTCATCGAGTGCGGCATCGCAGAGATGGACATGGTCAGCCAGGCTGGCGGCATGGCGCTGAAAGGCCTGCTACCGGTCGTGCATTCCTTCTCCTGCTTCCTCTCGACCCGGCCGAACGAGCAAATCTACAACAACGCCACAGAGCATACGAAGATCGTCTATGTCGGCGGCCTGTCGGGTGCGCTGCCGGGCGGCCCGGGCCACTCGCACCAGTCGGTGCGCGAGATTTCGGCCCTCGGCTCCATTCCGAAAATGGCGATGGTCGAGCCGGCCCATCCGGACGAGGTCGCGCCGCTTCTCGACTGGTGCCTCAACAGCCATGACGGCCCGTCCTTCCTGCGCCTTGTCTCGATTCCCTATGAGACGGCTTACGACGCCGATGGCAGCTGGACGCCTGTAGCCGGACAGGGCCGCGTCGCGCGCAAGGGCGATGGCAGCGCCGTTCTTATCGCCTCGGGCCTTGTCGGCACCGCGCAGGCGCTGAAAGCTGCAGAGCTTCTGTCGGGCAATGGCGTCGATGCGACCGTCATCTCCCTGCCCTTCCTCAACATGGTGGATGGCGCGTGGCTCGCAAAGACGATCGGCGAGGCAAAACTGGTCGCGACCATCGACAATCACTATCGCCGCTACGGTCAGGGCGACGCCGTCGCGTCCGCCCTTGCCGAAGCAGGCGCCCTGTCGAACCGGAAATTCATCCGCCTCGGCCTCGACCTGACCCCGCCATCCGGCACCAATGACCAGGTGCTGAAGGCGGTCGGCCTCGATGAGGAAACCATTGCCATGGCTGTGAAGGCCGCGCTCTAG
- a CDS encoding glycosyltransferase family 2 protein — protein MQTLVAASPFRASVIIVNYNGGDYIQSAVDHLKTQTLKPVEVLIVDNASTDGSADRLDLSGLEGARLMRMDDNLGFAGGNNAGVREARGDWLILLNPDTEPRPDWIEKLADAARRYPDVTQFASAQFDAENPDRLDGTGDCYSVFGFPWRGGFGAKASDLPEEGECFSPCGATAMIRKDIFEAAGGFDESYFCYCEDVDLGYRLRLQGERCIFVPGAIVGHHGSAITGRQSDFTVRLGTRNRLTTYLKNTPLLLLIASMPGHILLTLYLYVSAFGKPRAKSIRRGLSEAFGRFGGTMKARRKVQREKKLSSWQISRAMHWSPITLSRRRPHVWRARRYPAPGTSLSRDS, from the coding sequence TTGCAGACATTGGTTGCCGCCTCGCCCTTCCGCGCCAGCGTCATCATCGTGAATTACAATGGCGGCGACTATATCCAGTCGGCGGTCGACCATCTGAAAACACAGACCCTCAAGCCTGTTGAAGTCCTCATAGTCGACAATGCGTCCACGGACGGGTCTGCCGACCGGCTGGATCTCTCGGGCCTCGAGGGCGCGCGCCTGATGCGCATGGACGACAATCTCGGCTTTGCAGGCGGCAATAATGCCGGCGTGCGCGAGGCGCGCGGCGACTGGCTCATCCTGCTCAATCCCGACACCGAGCCGCGGCCAGACTGGATCGAAAAACTCGCCGATGCGGCCCGCCGCTATCCGGACGTGACACAGTTTGCCAGCGCGCAATTCGACGCCGAAAACCCTGACCGGCTCGACGGCACAGGCGACTGCTACTCGGTCTTCGGCTTTCCATGGCGGGGCGGCTTCGGCGCGAAGGCAAGCGACCTGCCGGAAGAAGGCGAGTGCTTTTCGCCCTGCGGCGCGACGGCGATGATCCGAAAGGACATATTCGAGGCTGCCGGCGGCTTTGACGAGAGCTATTTCTGCTATTGCGAGGATGTCGATCTTGGCTATCGCCTGCGCCTGCAGGGCGAGCGCTGCATATTCGTGCCCGGCGCCATTGTTGGCCATCATGGCAGCGCGATCACCGGCCGACAGAGCGACTTCACCGTCCGGCTCGGCACGCGCAACCGGCTGACCACCTATCTGAAGAACACCCCGCTCCTGCTCCTGATCGCCAGCATGCCCGGGCATATTCTGCTGACGCTGTATCTCTATGTCTCAGCTTTCGGAAAGCCGCGCGCAAAGTCGATAAGGCGCGGCCTGTCGGAAGCATTCGGACGGTTTGGCGGCACGATGAAGGCCCGCCGCAAGGTGCAGCGCGAGAAGAAACTGTCCAGCTGGCAGATCTCCCGCGCCATGCACTGGAGCCCGATCACGCTCAGCCGCAGGCGCCCGCATGTCTGGCGCGCCCGGCGCTATCCGGCACCCGGCACCAGCCTCTCCCGCGACAGCTGA
- the cysN gene encoding sulfate adenylyltransferase subunit CysN — translation MPAYAAPQFADIETYLDSQLKKSLLRFITCGSVDDGKSTLIGRLLYESKMIFDDQLASLKNESKKFGTQGEEIDFALLVDGLAAEREQGITIDVAYRFFSTDRRKFIVADTPGHEQYTRNMATGASTADLAIVMIDARKGVLTQTRRHSFIVSLLGIRNVVLCINKMDLVGYDRGVFDEIEADYREFAADFGFETIQAIPVSALAGDNVVAPSANTPWYDGPPLMEYLDTVEIASDVQDQPFRMPVQWVNRPNLDFRGFAGQILSGALRPGDGVRALPSGKSSKVARIVTMGGDLDEAVEGQSVTLTLEDEIDVSRGDVLCADQAPAEVSDQFQATMLWMSDAAMLPGRSYIMKIGARECQMQVTEQRYRVDVNTRAHEAAKTLDLNEIGIVNIALDREIAFDAYKDNRRMGGFIVIDRMTNETVGLGLINFALRRASNIHRQSMDVGKELRASMKGQKPVMLWFTGLSGAGKSTVANLVEKRLAAMGKHTYTLDGDNVRHGLNNDLGFTDADRVENIRRVGEVAKLMLDAGLIVLVSFISPFRAERRIVRQMVEDGEFWEVFVDVPLDVAESRDVKGLYKKARAGEIKNFTGIDSPYEAPQDPEIHLDSDRLSPEAAADVVIARLEQAGLIGS, via the coding sequence ATGCCTGCCTATGCTGCCCCGCAATTTGCCGATATCGAGACCTATCTCGACAGCCAGCTGAAGAAATCGCTCCTGCGCTTCATCACCTGCGGCTCTGTCGATGATGGTAAGTCCACGCTGATCGGCCGGCTGCTTTACGAGTCGAAGATGATCTTCGACGACCAGCTTGCCTCGCTGAAGAATGAATCGAAGAAGTTCGGGACGCAGGGCGAGGAGATCGACTTCGCGCTTCTGGTCGACGGGCTTGCCGCCGAGCGCGAGCAGGGCATCACCATCGATGTCGCCTATCGCTTCTTCTCGACCGACCGGCGCAAATTCATCGTCGCCGATACGCCCGGCCATGAACAGTATACCCGCAACATGGCGACCGGCGCCTCGACGGCCGACCTTGCCATTGTGATGATCGATGCGCGCAAGGGCGTGCTGACGCAGACGAGGCGTCACAGCTTCATCGTCTCGCTGCTGGGCATCCGCAATGTCGTGCTCTGCATCAACAAGATGGACCTTGTCGGTTATGACCGGGGCGTCTTCGACGAGATCGAGGCCGACTACCGCGAATTTGCCGCCGATTTCGGGTTCGAGACGATACAGGCCATCCCTGTCTCCGCTCTGGCTGGCGACAATGTCGTCGCGCCCAGCGCCAACACGCCCTGGTATGACGGCCCGCCGCTGATGGAATATCTCGACACGGTCGAGATCGCCTCGGACGTGCAGGACCAGCCCTTCCGCATGCCGGTCCAGTGGGTGAACCGGCCGAACCTCGATTTTCGCGGCTTTGCCGGGCAGATCCTTTCAGGGGCGCTCAGGCCCGGTGATGGCGTCCGCGCCCTGCCATCTGGCAAGTCCAGCAAGGTCGCCCGTATCGTCACCATGGGCGGTGATCTCGATGAAGCGGTCGAAGGCCAATCGGTCACGCTGACGCTGGAAGACGAAATCGACGTTTCGCGCGGCGATGTGCTCTGCGCTGACCAGGCACCTGCCGAAGTCTCAGACCAGTTCCAGGCGACGATGCTCTGGATGTCGGACGCCGCCATGCTGCCGGGGCGCTCCTACATCATGAAGATCGGCGCGCGTGAATGCCAGATGCAGGTCACCGAACAGCGCTACCGTGTGGATGTGAATACGCGCGCCCATGAGGCGGCCAAGACGCTGGATCTCAATGAGATCGGCATCGTCAATATCGCCCTCGACCGGGAGATTGCGTTCGATGCCTACAAGGACAATCGCCGCATGGGCGGGTTCATCGTCATCGACCGGATGACGAATGAGACGGTCGGCCTTGGCCTGATCAATTTCGCGCTGCGCCGCGCCTCCAACATCCATCGCCAGTCCATGGATGTCGGCAAGGAGCTGCGCGCCTCCATGAAAGGCCAGAAGCCGGTCATGCTGTGGTTCACGGGGCTGTCGGGCGCAGGCAAGTCGACCGTGGCAAACCTTGTCGAGAAGCGGCTCGCCGCGATGGGCAAGCACACTTATACCCTCGACGGCGACAATGTCCGCCACGGCCTCAACAATGATCTTGGCTTTACCGATGCCGACCGGGTGGAGAATATCCGCCGCGTCGGCGAGGTCGCCAAGCTCATGCTGGATGCCGGCCTCATCGTGCTCGTCTCGTTTATCTCGCCCTTCCGGGCCGAGCGGCGGATCGTGCGCCAGATGGTCGAGGATGGCGAGTTCTGGGAAGTCTTCGTCGATGTGCCGCTGGATGTTGCTGAAAGCCGCGATGTCAAAGGCCTCTACAAGAAGGCGCGCGCCGGCGAGATCAAGAACTTCACCGGCATCGACAGCCCCTATGAAGCGCCGCAGGATCCTGAAATCCATCTCGACAGCGACAGGCTGAGCCCTGAAGCGGCCGCCGATGTGGTCATTGCAAGGCTGGAGCAGGCAGGGCTGATCGGGAGTTAG